A stretch of Lactuca sativa cultivar Salinas chromosome 6, Lsat_Salinas_v11, whole genome shotgun sequence DNA encodes these proteins:
- the LOC111913057 gene encoding protein ROLLING AND ERECT LEAF 2 → MGCAQSKIENEEAVSRCKDRRNFMKEAVTARNAFASGHSGYAMALKNTGAALSDYAQGEADEVYHPHLGGGGGGGESSEPPPPPPPMEHHFPPPPPPPTSTYTPPTSTYTPAPPPLPSFSPISTPPLQRSVTMPAISVAKKGGRKINNGAILEEDEEEEEEDHDTDLRVRKGRKSSGRMAAVDETPSPLPQTPVAPPPPPPDGEKMPWDYFDMGGMQWSHLNEEYDDVIDEKDEEEEEEEEQINGAHHQQHHHLHRNDHLHHHQVEPKTPEKVVMEGFTTEEEETPVMAKQFTHSNTAPPDLNRRGGGGAVNGGSGMVVGSSSVNLLKILAKIDDEFLKASESAQEVSRMLETTRLHYHSNFADNRGHIDHAARVMRVITWNRSFKGAPNGDNGNDEYDEDKYETHATVLDKLLAWEKKLYEEVKAGELMKLEYQRKVSLLNKLKKRGASTESLEKTKAAVSHLHTRYIVDMQSLDSTVSEVNDIRDKQLYPKLVALLDGMSKMWDSMCERHDNQLTIVTDLKSLDVSGEPKETTKHHYERTVQLYHVVQGWHSHFETLVTHQKHYVQALNNWLKLNLVPIESSLKEKISSPPRIQHPPIQTLLHSWHDHLQKLPDELAKSAISSFAAVIETIMNHQEEEMKLKEKWEETRKEFLRKSQAFEDWYQKYIMRRGPQDETNPGTDPKDPIAERQFVVETLKKRLEDEMEAHQKVCAQVRDKSLGSLKIRLPELFRAMSDYAHVCRDSYQRLRSIVHSQNRQNGN, encoded by the exons ATGGGTTGTGCTCAATCTAAGATTGAGAATGAGGAAGCTGTTTCTAGATGCAAGGATCGCCGGAATTTCATGAAGGAAGCCGTGACGGCGAGAAATGCTTTCGCTTCCGGCCATTCTGGTTACGCTATGGCTCTAAAGAACACCGGGGCTGCCCTGAGTGATTATGCACAAGGCGAAGCTGATGAAGTCTACCATCCTCATTTGGGTGGTGGCGGCGGCGGTGGTGAGTCATCggaaccaccacctcctccaccgcCAATGGAGCATCATTTCCCGCCACCTCCCCCGCCACCTACATCTACTTATACGCCGCCTACTTCTACATACACCCCTGCTCCACCACCATTGCCTAGCTTCTCCCCTATCTCAACACCGCCACTACAGAGATCAGTTACAATGCCGGCAATCTCTGTGGCCAAAAAGGGTGGCCGGAAGATAAATAATGGAGCTATACTTGAGGAAGAtgaagaggaggaggaagaagatcaTGATACGGATTTGAGAGTGAGAAAAGGGCGGAAGAGCAGCGGCAGGATGGCGGCAGTTGACGAGACTCCATCACCTCTGCCTCAAACTCCGGtggctcctcctcctccaccaccgGATGGTGAAAAGATGCCATGGGATTACTTTGATATGGGTGGTATGCAGTGGTCACATTTGAATGAAGAATATGACGATGTTattgatgaaaaggatgaggaagaggaggaggaggaagagcaAATTAACGGTGCGCACCACCAGcagcaccaccacctccaccggaacgaccacctccaccaccatcaGGTTGAGCCAAAAACACCAGAGAAAGTGGTGATGGAGGGGTTTACAACAGAGGAAGAGGAGACACCAGTGATGGCAAAACAGTTCACGCATTCTAACACAGCACCACCGGATCTCAACCGGAGAGGAGGAGGAGGGGCGGTGAACGGTGGCAGCGGTATGGTTGTTGGGTCAAGTAGTGtgaatttgttgaagattctggCAAAAATTGATGATGAGTTCTTGAAAGCTTCTGAGAGTGCACAAGAGGTTTCCAGAATGCTCGAGACCACACGGTTGCATTATCACTCCAACTTTGCTGATAATCGAG gTCACATTGATCATGCTGCAAGAGTGATGCGCGTGATCACATGGAATAGATCATTCAAAGGCGCACCTAATGGTGACAATGGTAACGATGAATATGATGAGGATAAATACGAGACACATGCCACTGTGCTCGATAAGCTCCTAGCATGGGAGAAAAAGCTCTACGAAGAAGTAAAG GCCGGGGAGCTTATGAAGCTTGAGTATCAAAGGAAGGTTTCGTTACTTAACAAATTGAAAAAACGTGGTGCGAGTACGGAATCTTTGGAAAAAACAAAGGCGGCTGTGAGTCATTTGCACACGCGATACATCGTTGACATGCAATCTTTGGATTCGACTGTTTCCGAAGTTAATGATATCCGTGATAAGCAGTTATATCCCAAACTTGTGGCTCTTCTTGACGG GATGTCAAAGATGTGGGATTCAATGTGCGAACGTCACGACAACCAATTAACAATCGTCACGGATCTCAAATCTCTTGATGTCTCCGGTGAACCCAAAGAAACCACCAAACACCACTACGAAAGAACAGTTCAACTCTACCATGTCGTTCAAGGGTGGCACTCACACTTTGAAACCCTAGTAACCCATCAAAAACATTACGTTCAAGCCCTCAACAATTGGCTCAAACTAAACCTAGTACCAATCGAAAGCTCCTTAAAAGAAAAAATCTCATCGCCGCCAAGAATCCAGCACCCACCGATCCAAACCCTCCTCCATTCATGGCACGATCACCTTCAGAAGCTTCCGGATGAACTCGCAAAAAGTGCAATTTCGTCTTTTGCTGCTGTGATTGAAACGATAATGAATCATCAAGAAGAGGAAATGAAGCTTAAGGAGAAATGGGAGGAAACGAGGAAGGAGTTCTTGAGGAAGAGTCAGGCTTTTGAAGATTGGTATCAGAAGTATATTATGAGGCGGGGCCCACAAGATGAAACGAATCCGGGTACGGATCCTAAAGATCCGATTGCTGAAAGGCAGTTTGTGGTGGAGACGTTGAAGAAGAGACTTGAAGATGAAATGGAAGCTCATCAGAAGGTTTGTGCTCAAGTGAGGGATAAATCTTTAGGGAGTTTAAAGATTCGATTGCCTGAGCTTTTTAGAGCCATGTCGGATTATGCTCATGTTTGTAGGGATTCGTATCAACGATTGAGATCGATCGTGCATTCACAGAATCGACAGAATGGAAATTAA
- the LOC111913074 gene encoding uncharacterized protein LOC111913074, with product MHLKKPRVIFNRAKEYIKDYEAQVMTRWKGYRPEGDTREAIEGLRSSRHGMSKFGEEFMDGVLHHLPSVLAFTTPIPNIDWQGTSMERPILSTISLLTNLQELYLRHCLLIGSIPEYIVHMCGMKNLDLSFNKLTGFFNNNSISLDIPIWAFTFNNRKIWHFMLISTGHSDPAKLELKVHDAQQLSTDELQKRQMEIKVLGGLCCALMHPYTCVHDSDTWLHCVITIIRYTSMYRVACAWIVGKASQNNPVVQKQVLELGALPKLMTMVKSSVLEEEAIKALYVVSTIIRNNLNGLKLFYFEGGDLMLKGILSNATADVRLRRRSVSLVADMAEYQLEYTSKWDVPFFCNCALVRLLIDLTASGSFSLLKSSLQILNWVFINFLRPAKNLKKDGSWALVTGPTDGIGKAFAFQLASKGLNLVLVGRNLAKLNDVSDSIRTKFKQTQIKVVVVDFSCDLDHGIGRIKETVAGIDVRVLINNVGVCYPYARFFHEVDDKLMFNFIKVNVEGTTKVTNVVLTGMIKRKKGAIVK from the exons ATGCACCTAAAAAAACCAAGAGTTATCTTTAACAGAGCTAAGGAGTATATTAAAGACTATGAGGCTCAG GTGATG ACCCGGTGGAAGGGTTATAGACCTGAGGGAGACACCAGGGAAGCTATAGAGGGCTTAAG GTCCTCAAGACATGGAATGTCTAAATTTGGTGAAGAGTTTATGGATGGTGTTCTACATCATCTTCCTTCTGTTCTAGCTTTTACAACTCCAATCCCAAACat TGATTGGCAAGGAACATCGATGGAGAGACCTATTCTTTCTACAATATCTCTGTTGACAAACTTACAAGAATT GTACTTGAGACATTGCTTGCTTATAGGTTCAATACCTGAGTACATAGTACATATGTGTGGCATGAAAAACCT AGACCTAAGCTTCAACAAGTTGACTG GTTTTTTTAATAACAACTCGATATCTCTAGACATCCCCATATGGGCATTCACTTTCAATAATAGAAAGAT TTGGCATTTCATGCTCATTTCTACAGGTCACTCAGATCCTGCAAAGTTAGAATTAAAAGTTCATGATGCTCAACAGTTATCTACCGATGAGCTACAGAAACGTCAAATGGAAATCAAG GTTCTTGGTGGTCTATGTTGTGCTTTGATGCATCCATATACTTGTGTACATGACAGTGACACAT GGTTACACTGTGTTATTACCATAATTAGGTACACCTCTATGTACAG GGTGGCTTGTGCATGGATTGTTGGTAAAGCCAGTCAAAACAATCCTGTAGTTCAGAAACAG GTCCTTGAACTTGGAGCATTGCCAAAGCTAATGACAATGGTGAAATCTAGTGTGTTAGAGGAAGAAGCCATAAAAGCGTTGTATGTTGTTTCAACGATTATTAGAAACAACCTAAATGGCCTGAAATTGTTCTATTTCGAAGGCGGCGACCTAATGCTAAAG GGCATTTTGAGCAACGCCACTGCTGATGTTAGATTACGCAGGAGATCAGTGTCACTTGTAGCTGATATGGCTGAATATCAGTTAGAATATACTAGCAAATGGGATGTTCCTTTTTTCTGCAATTGTGCACTGGTGAGGCTGCTGATTGATTTGACAGCATCAG GTTCCTTTTCTCTACTAAAATCATCCCTTCAAATCTTGAATTGGGTGTTCATTAATTTCCTCAGACCCGCTAAAAACCTCAAGAAAGACGGGTCATGGGCATTGGTTACGGGTCCTACAGATGGTATTGGTAAAGCCTTTGCCTTCCAACTGGCCAGTAAAGGACTAAATTTGGTTCTTGTGGGTCGGAATCTTGCTAAACTAAACGATGTTTCAGATTCAATCCGAACTAAATTCAAACAAACCCAAATCAAAGTTGTTGTGGTTGATTTTAGTTGTGATTTAGATCATGGGATTGGGAGGATTAAGGAAACAGTTGCTGGTATAGATGTTAGGGTTTTGATAAATAACGTTGGGGTTTGTTATCCTTATGCTAGATTTTTTCATGAAGTCGATGATAAGTTGATGTTTAATTTTATTAAGGTTAATGTTGAAGGGACGACTAAAGTTACAAATGTCGTCTTGACTGGAatgatcaagagaaagaaaggaGCTATTGTTAAGTGA